The proteins below are encoded in one region of Paralysiella testudinis:
- a CDS encoding ribonuclease domain-containing protein, with product MFRISREKLLPSAPNRRWYEADINYQGTKTRGKERLYYSNGGMLYFSRDHKTILPMGKWK from the coding sequence ATGTTTAGAATAAGCAGAGAAAAACTACTGCCATCTGCACCAAATCGAAGGTGGTATGAGGCTGATATCAATTATCAAGGAACTAAAACTAGGGGTAAGGAGAGATTGTATTATTCTAATGGTGGCATGCTTTATTTTAGCAGAGATCATAAAACTATATTACCAATGGGGAAATGGAAATGA
- a CDS encoding ribonuclease domain-containing protein: MVDSLKQTGKLPPNFITKAEAEALGWKSGNHVPNGKTIGGEPYSNREKLLPSAPNRTWYEADINYQETRTRGNERLFYSNDGLLYFTREHSKTVVPIGKWK; this comes from the coding sequence ATGGTTGATAGTTTAAAGCAGACTGGAAAATTACCACCTAATTTTATAACCAAAGCGGAAGCAGAAGCTTTGGGCTGGAAATCTGGAAACCATGTCCCCAATGGTAAAACTATTGGCGGTGAGCCTTATAGTAATAGAGAAAAACTACTGCCATCTGCACCAAATCGAACGTGGTATGAGGCTGATATCAATTATCAAGAAACTAGAACTAGAGGCAACGAGAGATTATTTTACTCAAATGATGGATTGTTGTATTTTACGCGCGAGCACAGCAAAACCGTTGTACCAATAGGAAAATGGAAATGA
- a CDS encoding barstar family protein produces MKKSINDLYLNGKSIQTKADFHKKIGDLLNAKNFIDGYGYNLDALWDILSSGAGLNCVLHWEHSEISKQNLGEEHFYAIVDILKMAENVTWTEDYVPFKLCLE; encoded by the coding sequence ATGAAAAAAAGTATTAATGATTTATATTTAAATGGGAAAAGCATACAAACAAAAGCTGATTTCCATAAAAAAATTGGTGATTTATTAAATGCTAAAAATTTCATTGATGGTTATGGATACAATCTTGATGCTCTATGGGATATATTAAGTAGTGGTGCTGGATTGAACTGTGTATTGCATTGGGAACATTCAGAAATATCTAAGCAAAACTTGGGAGAAGAGCATTTTTATGCAATAGTTGATATTTTAAAAATGGCGGAAAACGTTACTTGGACAGAGGATTATGTCCCATTCAAGTTATGTTTAGAATAA
- a CDS encoding hemagglutinin repeat-containing protein, protein MKAVMAANTPVVIRAGASSERNVKDSSRSEAVTTAAVAGRHLNIIATAGDINSQGAQLSAEGNALLHAKNNINLGFATDSHSQTADGRRSGFAIDNRDHLSPAGVYHDKNQGEGALDKATGTLLSVGGQSTLQTDSGDINILGSTVVAGGDNLINAARHVNIRATQNSRSQSEQSHNQGIGSAQISDTERFDGYMSHKSHNSGNQVEQIKSQIGSLSGDVRIQAGGNYTQQVADIHAGQNISIDAQRIDILADHNRGASHQSEKDLKVGQFSKISSPLIDLVNALDGAVNNKADGRTQALQGMAAAAQGYQVYSAVANGGALFKAETGTGFKTSKSQQDSRYAQSQSNALNAGGNISLTSREGDIRAQHSQIKAGDTIALNSAKDIILESGQSQQQADGKNSNAGLSVGMGVSVGAQTGVYVYGEAGWGSGKNQLDANTHSNTTLQSNKLVLNSKGDTTLKGASASANRIDADIGGKLHIESLQDQVDQSSSQTGAGVRVQVSFGTAWEASGNFSSDKTSGSLSAVNQQSGLFAGDGGYHINADSVHLKGGAIASTAAKEHNQLTTKQLSFEDIRNHSNYSASSVALAGSYGSNSPGQNADNAAFQDTKLGQAFANNAGDGGFNYSPSLPQQTGGNDSSTTRATLSAGNLTIGGKATTVEALGIHSDPASAHRQLAELPDLQAVLTQQKTVAQATATIATAARTFSSDRVKAAAKEKAQAEADYTNRLKTQNDGSYERFMAKDTNGQHTEMLRNDTVYAQADNQAKDWGIGGSNSRALNAATTLITGTLGGQTNLQVAANTLAPYAAASIGSTVGHGENKNETAQAVGHFILGATLAYVNGADPLAGGSATLAAEKTAQYLTQQYNDGKTAIDPNTGEFNPNLLPEPIKAEIRSVTGAIASVVGATGDGGAAFNAQVAGVIGQNAVENNDFLQAISPASAKMLSRTPEHARAMELAGGLRKITVVGVGVAASPYAVATLGPAAIPVGDAALSTGVPGMMLQAATTQAGRVAIKNAAINGSISAASQAIQNDGKVNLGAVAIDSVTGGIASKYNLGGQVLINTAGSATSSFIQGQNPVNDIPGTVAGTVIGYHAGKPITKYFNERLNTFITRPRDVYVPFNPILQDRYSNIPVTSGTIGGGILGEAGKGFINHTIQNKEGK, encoded by the coding sequence ATGAAAGCCGTCATGGCCGCCAACACCCCGGTGGTGATCCGAGCCGGTGCCAGTAGCGAGCGTAACGTCAAAGACAGCAGCCGCAGCGAAGCCGTCACCACCGCCGCCGTGGCCGGGCGCCACCTCAACATCATCGCCACCGCGGGCGACATCAACAGCCAAGGCGCCCAGCTTAGCGCCGAAGGCAACGCCCTTTTGCACGCCAAAAACAACATCAACCTCGGCTTTGCCACCGACAGCCACAGCCAAACGGCCGATGGCCGCCGCAGCGGCTTTGCCATCGACAACCGCGACCACCTCAGCCCCGCCGGTGTGTACCACGACAAAAACCAAGGCGAAGGCGCACTGGACAAAGCCACCGGCACCCTGCTGTCCGTAGGCGGCCAATCCACCCTGCAAACCGACAGCGGCGACATCAACATCCTTGGCAGCACCGTTGTTGCCGGCGGCGACAACCTCATCAATGCCGCCCGCCACGTCAACATCCGCGCCACCCAAAACAGCCGCAGTCAGAGCGAGCAGAGCCACAACCAAGGCATCGGCTCCGCCCAAATCTCCGACACCGAGCGTTTCGACGGCTATATGAGCCACAAGAGCCACAACAGCGGCAACCAAGTCGAGCAAATCAAAAGCCAAATCGGCAGCTTAAGCGGCGACGTGCGCATTCAGGCCGGCGGCAACTACACCCAACAAGTGGCCGACATCCATGCCGGGCAAAACATCAGCATCGATGCCCAACGCATCGACATTCTGGCCGACCACAACCGCGGTGCCAGCCACCAGTCTGAAAAAGACCTTAAAGTCGGCCAGTTCAGCAAAATCTCCTCGCCGCTGATTGACCTGGTCAACGCCCTCGACGGCGCCGTCAACAACAAAGCCGACGGCCGCACCCAAGCCCTGCAAGGCATGGCCGCTGCCGCCCAAGGCTACCAAGTCTACAGCGCCGTGGCCAACGGCGGCGCCCTCTTTAAAGCCGAAACCGGCACCGGCTTTAAAACCAGCAAAAGCCAACAAGACAGCCGCTATGCCCAAAGCCAGAGCAATGCACTGAACGCCGGCGGCAACATCAGCCTCACCAGCCGCGAAGGCGACATCCGCGCCCAGCACAGCCAAATCAAAGCCGGCGACACCATCGCACTGAATTCGGCCAAAGACATCATCCTCGAATCCGGTCAAAGCCAACAACAGGCCGACGGTAAAAACAGCAACGCCGGCCTGTCGGTGGGCATGGGCGTATCCGTGGGCGCGCAAACCGGCGTCTACGTTTACGGCGAAGCCGGCTGGGGCAGCGGCAAGAACCAGCTTGACGCCAACACCCACAGCAACACCACCCTGCAGTCCAACAAACTCGTTCTCAACAGCAAAGGCGACACCACCCTTAAAGGTGCCAGCGCCAGCGCCAACCGTATCGATGCCGACATCGGCGGCAAACTGCATATCGAAAGCCTGCAAGACCAAGTAGACCAAAGCAGCAGCCAAACCGGCGCCGGCGTGCGCGTACAAGTATCCTTCGGCACCGCCTGGGAAGCGAGTGGCAACTTCAGCAGCGACAAAACTTCAGGCAGCCTCAGCGCCGTAAACCAACAAAGCGGCCTGTTTGCCGGTGACGGCGGCTACCACATCAACGCCGACAGCGTCCACCTCAAAGGCGGCGCCATCGCCTCTACCGCGGCCAAAGAGCACAACCAACTCACCACCAAGCAACTGAGCTTCGAAGACATCCGCAACCACAGCAATTACAGCGCCAGCAGCGTCGCACTGGCCGGCAGCTACGGCAGCAACAGCCCGGGGCAAAACGCCGACAACGCCGCCTTCCAAGACACCAAACTGGGCCAAGCCTTTGCCAACAACGCCGGCGACGGCGGCTTTAACTACAGCCCCAGCCTACCGCAGCAAACCGGCGGCAACGACAGCAGCACCACCCGTGCCACCCTCAGCGCCGGCAACCTCACCATCGGCGGCAAAGCCACCACAGTAGAAGCACTGGGCATCCACAGCGACCCGGCCAGCGCCCACCGCCAACTGGCCGAGCTGCCCGACTTGCAGGCCGTGCTGACGCAACAAAAAACCGTGGCTCAAGCTACCGCCACCATTGCCACAGCGGCACGCACCTTTAGCAGCGACCGGGTTAAAGCGGCGGCCAAAGAAAAGGCACAAGCCGAAGCGGATTACACCAACCGCCTGAAAACGCAAAACGATGGCAGCTATGAACGCTTTATGGCCAAAGACACAAACGGGCAACATACCGAAATGCTGCGGAATGATACCGTTTATGCACAAGCAGATAACCAAGCCAAAGACTGGGGCATCGGCGGCAGTAACAGCCGTGCCTTAAATGCCGCCACCACCCTGATTACCGGCACCCTCGGCGGGCAGACCAATCTTCAGGTAGCCGCCAATACACTGGCACCTTATGCGGCAGCCAGTATCGGCAGCACCGTAGGCCATGGTGAGAATAAAAACGAAACGGCACAAGCCGTAGGGCACTTTATCCTTGGCGCTACCTTGGCCTATGTGAATGGTGCCGACCCGCTGGCCGGCGGCAGCGCCACCCTAGCGGCAGAAAAAACCGCCCAATACCTGACCCAGCAATACAACGACGGCAAAACCGCGATTGACCCCAATACCGGCGAATTCAACCCCAATCTGCTGCCTGAACCCATCAAAGCCGAGATTCGCTCCGTTACCGGTGCGATTGCATCGGTGGTGGGTGCAACGGGTGATGGCGGTGCGGCGTTTAATGCGCAAGTGGCGGGGGTAATTGGGCAGAATGCGGTGGAGAATAATGATTTTCTACAAGCTATATCGCCTGCTTCAGCGAAAATGTTGTCGCGAACACCTGAGCATGCAAGAGCCATGGAATTGGCAGGAGGATTAAGGAAGATAACCGTAGTTGGCGTTGGTGTAGCCGCATCACCCTATGCGGTAGCCACATTAGGCCCTGCAGCCATTCCGGTTGGCGATGCGGCTTTGTCAACAGGCGTTCCCGGTATGATGTTACAAGCAGCAACGACACAAGCAGGTAGAGTTGCCATTAAAAATGCTGCAATCAATGGCAGTATTTCAGCAGCCAGCCAAGCAATTCAGAATGATGGAAAAGTAAACCTAGGCGCTGTAGCTATTGATTCCGTAACCGGTGGTATTGCATCCAAATACAATTTGGGCGGGCAAGTGCTAATCAATACCGCGGGTAGTGCAACTTCATCATTTATACAGGGACAAAATCCGGTAAATGATATTCCCGGTACTGTTGCGGGCACTGTAATTGGCTATCATGCTGGCAAACCCATTACTAAATATTTTAATGAACGGCTTAATACTTTTATTACGCGCCCTAGAGACGTGTATGTGCCATTTAATCCTATTTTACAAGATAGATATTCTAATATTCCTGTCACCTCAGGGACTATTGGAGGGGGTATATTAGGAGAAGCAGGTAAAGGATTTATCAACCACACTATACAAAATAAGGAAGGAAAATAA
- a CDS encoding RNA 2'-phosphotransferase produces the protein MNKKSSEISKFLSYVLRHEPQAIGLLLDREGWAVISELIVQAKQAGQNLNDTLIREIVINSDKKRFAISEDGLRIRAVQGHSTNTVAIAHAEKIPPEFLYHGTATRFLDSILREGLKPGSRQYVHLSEDMEVATAVGQRYGKPVVLKIEALRMHQQGLKFFQAENGVWLTKQVPFRYIQR, from the coding sequence ATGAATAAAAAATCATCCGAAATTAGTAAATTTTTAAGCTACGTGCTTCGTCATGAGCCGCAGGCCATTGGTTTGCTCTTGGATCGTGAAGGATGGGCCGTAATCAGTGAATTAATTGTCCAAGCCAAACAAGCGGGGCAGAATTTAAATGACACGCTTATCCGTGAAATTGTAATCAATAGCGATAAGAAGCGTTTCGCTATTTCTGAAGATGGTTTACGTATTCGGGCGGTACAAGGCCATTCAACCAATACGGTAGCAATCGCGCATGCAGAGAAAATCCCACCTGAGTTTCTGTATCATGGCACAGCTACACGGTTTTTAGATTCGATTTTGCGTGAGGGATTAAAACCCGGATCGCGCCAGTATGTCCACCTTTCTGAAGATATGGAAGTAGCTACGGCTGTTGGTCAGCGTTATGGCAAGCCCGTGGTGCTTAAAATAGAAGCTCTACGAATGCACCAGCAGGGCTTGAAGTTTTTTCAGGCTGAGAATGGTGTTTGGCTTACTAAGCAAGTGCCATTTAGATATATTCAGAGATAA
- a CDS encoding barstar family protein, with protein MIKQQHFYIDGRDIKEKIDFYIQLDKILHFENYVEGSAGVPVLDVLWDVMTCGAGLNCILHWTNSEISKQNLGEEYFNLIIETLRDAENYPWHQWPQYAEDSPFKLCLE; from the coding sequence ATGATAAAACAACAGCATTTTTATATTGATGGAAGAGATATAAAAGAAAAAATTGATTTTTATATACAACTAGATAAGATATTGCATTTTGAAAATTATGTTGAAGGTTCGGCAGGCGTGCCAGTATTAGATGTCTTATGGGATGTCATGACTTGTGGTGCTGGATTGAACTGTATATTGCATTGGACAAACTCGGAGATATCTAAACAGAATTTAGGTGAAGAATATTTCAATTTAATTATTGAAACCTTAAGAGATGCTGAAAACTATCCATGGCACCAGTGGCCACAATATGCAGAAGATTCACCATTTAAGTTATGTTTAGAATAA